From a region of the Leptospira kmetyi serovar Malaysia str. Bejo-Iso9 genome:
- a CDS encoding LCP family protein — protein MTVRFSGLKWNRSARLDSKEPSKKTTGWPLYIAAGILLFSALIFLISKFNRTGLEEKIAAGKPIYFLFHALGDNEEYEFGLLATLFPSNNRCALYFIHPITSFDDPDDSLDLLKSGAKSSVKSAVTDLIGTKPHYTIALTASNWIRLVDLLGGLSVYTDNKTVRNSSEYNREPGVYTMSGQDVYDYASKMDKKETLDYLERISRQESAVLTLYETLFQKKEFLTTPLLIFAHSLIESDLSKEDFVSLVKFANSRRIQFGISELPGEPANDPKTKKLYLKTDIARARVAFRKFSKDMNSDVFMDAEFARTEVLNGTEVAGLAKDVRSILSDKRIKVLAADNAWKKGFPKTVVIDRSGNTAIMDRISTVLEKAEVHHVLRKDLGLDATVVVGSDYEPRK, from the coding sequence TTGACAGTCAGGTTTTCCGGTTTGAAATGGAATCGGAGCGCACGTTTGGATTCAAAAGAACCTTCTAAAAAAACCACCGGCTGGCCGCTTTATATCGCAGCGGGTATTCTCCTATTTTCCGCACTTATCTTTCTAATCAGCAAATTCAATCGAACCGGTTTAGAGGAAAAAATCGCGGCCGGTAAACCGATCTATTTTTTATTTCATGCGCTCGGCGATAACGAAGAATACGAATTCGGTCTTTTGGCGACCTTGTTCCCTTCCAACAACCGTTGCGCCTTGTATTTCATTCATCCGATCACTTCCTTCGACGATCCGGACGATTCTTTGGATCTTCTGAAATCCGGAGCCAAGTCCTCGGTCAAAAGCGCGGTCACCGATTTGATCGGAACCAAGCCGCATTATACGATCGCTCTTACCGCGTCGAATTGGATTCGTCTTGTGGACCTTCTCGGAGGTTTGAGCGTTTATACGGATAACAAAACCGTTCGCAATTCTTCCGAATACAACCGCGAACCCGGAGTTTATACGATGTCCGGTCAGGACGTGTACGACTACGCGAGCAAGATGGATAAAAAAGAAACCTTGGATTACTTGGAAAGAATCAGCCGTCAAGAAAGCGCCGTTCTGACTTTGTATGAAACTCTTTTCCAAAAAAAAGAATTCTTAACCACTCCTCTTCTGATCTTCGCTCATAGTCTGATCGAATCCGATCTTTCCAAAGAGGATTTCGTAAGTCTTGTTAAGTTCGCCAATTCCAGAAGAATCCAATTCGGAATCAGCGAACTTCCCGGCGAACCGGCTAACGATCCTAAGACGAAAAAATTATATCTGAAGACGGATATCGCGAGAGCGAGAGTCGCGTTTCGTAAATTCTCCAAAGATATGAACTCCGACGTTTTTATGGACGCGGAATTCGCAAGAACCGAAGTGTTGAACGGAACCGAGGTCGCGGGTCTTGCAAAGGACGTTCGTAGCATTCTTTCCGATAAAAGAATCAAGGTCCTCGCGGCGGACAACGCTTGGAAAAAAGGATTTCCAAAAACCGTGGTCATCGATCGTTCCGGAAACACCGCGATCATGGACCGCATTTCGACAGTATTAGAAAAAGCAGAAGTACATCACGTATTGAGAAAGGATCTGGGCCTCGACGCGACCGTTGTCGTCGGCTCCGATTACGAACCGAGAAAATAG
- the rsfS gene encoding ribosome silencing factor, whose translation MSPAPKQNPTTKEILQIIHDIMVDKKCEEVSILNLEGVNSYLSYFVICTVNSAVQANAVAREVRKTLKEYKLAHKEADKTGTSANSGWTLLDFGEIIIHIMTPEKREYYNLDRLWRDAKRMEL comes from the coding sequence ATGAGTCCCGCTCCCAAACAAAACCCAACAACCAAAGAAATTCTTCAGATCATCCACGATATCATGGTGGATAAGAAATGCGAAGAAGTCAGCATTCTAAACTTGGAAGGCGTCAACAGCTATCTGAGTTACTTCGTCATCTGCACCGTCAACTCCGCCGTTCAAGCGAACGCGGTCGCAAGAGAAGTCAGAAAAACGTTAAAAGAATATAAACTAGCCCATAAGGAAGCCGATAAAACCGGAACTTCCGCGAACTCGGGTTGGACGCTTTTGGATTTCGGCGAAATCATCATTCATATCATGACTCCCGAAAAAAGAGAATATTATAATTTAGACAGACTCTGGCGAGACGCCAAGAGAATGGAACTCTAA
- a CDS encoding MBOAT family O-acyltransferase: protein MIFNSAVFIYFFLIVLAVCYFFAARKTSRNVQNIFLLIASYTFYGWWDWIFLILIISVSVSNFYIALLIEQKESNKIRGWLLFLAVVIDMGMLGFFKYYNFFIENLSVAVKTSAGLFGVEDPTLFQDATFLQIILPVGISFFTFQTLSYVIDVYYRKLKAETNLVDFSLFVCFFPQLVAGPIERAGDLLPQIKEDRKINLDLFYKGCLLILVGFYMKTYVADNLAELVNLVFLDNPLIYKANPDLAGGHSAIHTILSFLAFFFQIYCDFAGYSYIARGSAFLLGFNLSENFITPEFSVNFRELFRRWHVTLNRWFTDYVYIPLGGSKVSRLYNFRNLFIIFGLSGIWHGASWNFAFWGLACGLYIVLYMIFKEPFEKLKLSAKSTFPILNHAFFTKGFFFWSCFFTTFMFAMTSIFFRSYDGQHARILLASIFENFFTLRGPNDQISVANYFTEIVKVVGPLLVWDYFHYKNNSAFFIFEKPVVIRVLTYLFFFYCIVLKGVFGKNVIYFAF from the coding sequence ATGATCTTTAACTCTGCCGTCTTTATCTATTTCTTTCTAATCGTTTTGGCGGTTTGTTATTTTTTCGCCGCAAGAAAAACGTCTCGAAACGTTCAGAATATCTTTCTTCTGATCGCGTCTTATACGTTCTACGGTTGGTGGGATTGGATCTTTTTGATTCTAATCATCTCCGTTTCCGTTTCGAACTTCTACATCGCTCTTCTCATCGAACAAAAAGAATCGAACAAGATCCGAGGCTGGCTTTTGTTTTTGGCCGTCGTGATCGATATGGGGATGCTCGGTTTCTTCAAATATTATAATTTTTTTATAGAGAATTTAAGCGTCGCCGTCAAAACCTCCGCGGGTCTTTTCGGAGTCGAAGATCCGACCTTGTTTCAGGACGCGACTTTTTTACAGATCATTCTTCCCGTGGGAATCAGCTTTTTTACGTTTCAAACCCTTTCGTATGTGATCGACGTTTACTATCGCAAACTCAAAGCGGAAACGAACCTGGTGGACTTCTCTTTGTTCGTATGTTTTTTTCCGCAGTTGGTCGCGGGTCCGATCGAAAGAGCGGGAGATCTTCTCCCTCAGATCAAGGAAGACAGAAAGATCAACTTGGATCTTTTTTACAAGGGTTGTCTTTTGATTCTCGTGGGCTTTTATATGAAGACCTACGTGGCGGACAATCTCGCCGAACTCGTAAACCTCGTTTTTCTCGACAATCCCTTGATCTATAAGGCCAATCCGGATTTGGCGGGCGGGCATTCCGCGATTCATACCATTCTTTCGTTTCTGGCGTTTTTCTTCCAAATTTATTGCGACTTCGCCGGGTATTCGTATATCGCAAGAGGTTCCGCGTTTTTACTCGGATTCAATCTGAGCGAGAACTTCATCACACCGGAGTTCAGCGTGAACTTCCGTGAATTGTTCCGTAGATGGCACGTTACGCTCAACCGATGGTTCACCGATTACGTATACATTCCGTTAGGCGGAAGCAAGGTAAGCAGACTTTACAATTTCAGAAACCTATTCATCATCTTCGGTCTTTCCGGAATTTGGCACGGTGCGAGTTGGAACTTCGCGTTTTGGGGACTCGCCTGCGGTCTTTATATCGTACTTTATATGATCTTCAAAGAACCTTTCGAAAAACTGAAACTCTCCGCCAAAAGCACGTTTCCGATTTTGAATCACGCGTTCTTTACGAAAGGATTCTTTTTCTGGTCCTGTTTTTTCACGACGTTTATGTTCGCGATGACCTCGATCTTCTTCAGAAGTTACGACGGTCAGCACGCGAGAATTCTTTTGGCGAGCATCTTTGAGAACTTCTTCACTCTCAGAGGACCGAACGATCAGATCAGCGTCGCCAACTATTTCACCGAGATCGTAAAGGTGGTCGGACCGCTTCTCGTCTGGGATTATTTCCATTATAAGAATAATTCAGCTTTCTTTATATTCGAAAAACCTGTAGTAATCCGAGTTCTTACGTATCTCTTTTTCTTTTACTGCATAGTTCTAAAAGGTGTGTTCGGCAAAAATGTCATTTACTTCGCTTTTTAA
- a CDS encoding beta-propeller fold lactonase family protein: protein MSYKKRIALLVFGASFLTSCLNPDSSNENRSSILALIGSVSSEQQNAERPSLHELIASSNDQNRLITSANSRVYTLYQGDSSFSPAGIAVDKYTNVYVADPDHNCVRKVDIYGKMTTIVGKSFLPGNKDGAGVDLNVKLNRPSYVAVDDQAKYIYISDTNNHRIRKYDIANDMLSTVVGTVAGYHDGAGTYDVRLNTPKGIDLSFDNKYLFIADYGNNKVRRYDIANDMVDTIVPNAVTIGDYGPFDISASPIPSHVFYNTYDYSPVLTPESMCTVNYDFVKQNVIAHGCENGAVGSGNSLFGGGGLTISRYHDPADGNQIGATFFATETTFPKTKGGVFRESVQVNSWDARADQIGYRDGAFGFALFNHPMDVVQSLGGIVFVSDRGNRAIRFIY, encoded by the coding sequence ATGAGTTATAAAAAAAGGATCGCGCTTCTTGTTTTCGGAGCGTCTTTTCTCACGTCTTGTTTGAATCCCGATTCGTCGAACGAAAATCGTTCTTCGATTTTGGCCTTAATCGGGTCCGTATCTTCCGAACAGCAAAATGCGGAAAGACCTTCCTTACATGAATTGATCGCGAGTTCGAATGATCAGAATCGGTTGATTACCAGCGCAAACAGCAGGGTTTATACGTTGTATCAAGGGGATTCTTCCTTTAGTCCCGCGGGAATCGCGGTGGATAAATACACGAACGTCTACGTCGCGGACCCGGATCACAACTGCGTTCGTAAGGTTGATATCTACGGAAAAATGACGACGATCGTTGGAAAAAGTTTTTTACCGGGGAACAAAGACGGAGCCGGTGTGGATTTGAACGTTAAGCTCAATCGCCCGAGTTACGTGGCGGTCGACGATCAGGCGAAATATATTTATATCTCGGATACGAACAATCATAGAATCCGCAAATACGATATCGCGAACGATATGTTGTCGACCGTCGTGGGAACGGTTGCGGGATATCACGACGGTGCGGGAACCTACGACGTTCGACTCAACACGCCCAAAGGAATCGATTTGTCCTTTGACAACAAATATCTGTTTATAGCGGATTACGGAAACAATAAGGTTCGCCGATACGATATTGCCAACGACATGGTCGATACGATCGTTCCGAATGCGGTGACGATCGGAGACTACGGGCCTTTTGATATTTCCGCTTCGCCGATTCCTTCTCATGTGTTTTATAACACGTATGATTACAGCCCGGTGCTTACGCCGGAATCGATGTGTACGGTAAATTACGATTTCGTTAAGCAGAATGTCATCGCGCACGGTTGTGAGAACGGAGCGGTAGGCTCGGGAAATTCTCTGTTCGGTGGAGGAGGTTTGACGATCAGCCGTTATCACGATCCAGCGGACGGAAATCAGATCGGAGCCACATTCTTTGCCACCGAAACGACGTTTCCAAAAACCAAAGGAGGTGTTTTTAGGGAATCCGTTCAGGTGAACAGCTGGGATGCCCGCGCCGATCAAATCGGTTATAGGGACGGCGCCTTCGGTTTCGCCTTATTCAATCATCCGATGGATGTTGTGCAGAGTTTGGGTGGGATCGTATTCGTAAGCGACCGAGGAAATAGAGCGATTCGATTTATTTATTGA
- a CDS encoding thioredoxin domain-containing protein: MVECRKFFTNRKMNFTSLKENNSMNLHSHKPNRLAQEKSPYLQQHAYNPVDWYPWGEEALTKARDQDKLIFLSIGYATCHWCHVMERESFENQTIADYLNSHYISIKVDREERPDIDRIFMDALHAMDQQGGWPLNMFLTPDGKPITGGTYFPPEQRYGRKSFLEVLNVIQGVWSGKRQELIAASTELAQYLKESGEGRASEKQESGFPPENSFDAGYSLYESYYDPQFGGFKTNHVNKFPPSMGLSFLLRYHHSSGNPRALEMVENTLLAMKQGGIYDQVGGGLCRYSTDHHWLVPHFEKMLYDNSLFLESLVEYSQVSKKIPAESFALDVIEYLHRDMRISGGGICSAEDADSEGEEGLFYIWDLAEFREVCGEDSSLLEKFWNVTEKGNFEGKNILHESYRSAVAKLDAEELKRIDAALDRGRKKLLERRSKRIRPLRDDKILTSWNGLYIKALVKAGAAFQREEFLRLAEETYSFIEKNLIDSNGRILRRFRDGESGILGYSNDYAEMIAASIALFEAGRGIRYLKNAVLWMEEAIRLFRSPAGVFFDTGIDGEVLLRRSVDGYDGVEPSANSSLSYSLVKLSLLGVHSDRYREIAESIFLYFTKELSTHALSYPFLLSAYWSYKNHSKEIVLIRKNSDAGKDLLAAIGKKFLPNSVVAVVSEDELEDARKLSSLFDARDSGGDALVYVCENFACKLPVNNVADLEKFLE, encoded by the coding sequence ATGGTTGAATGCAGGAAGTTTTTTACAAATCGAAAAATGAATTTTACGAGTCTAAAAGAGAACAATTCAATGAATTTACATTCCCATAAACCCAATCGTCTTGCACAAGAGAAAAGTCCGTATCTCCAACAACATGCGTACAACCCGGTCGACTGGTATCCATGGGGTGAGGAAGCATTGACCAAGGCAAGGGATCAAGACAAGCTCATCTTCTTATCCATAGGTTATGCGACATGTCATTGGTGCCATGTGATGGAGAGAGAATCCTTTGAAAATCAAACCATTGCGGATTATCTCAATTCACATTATATTTCGATCAAAGTGGATCGGGAAGAACGACCCGATATCGACCGAATCTTTATGGATGCGTTGCACGCAATGGATCAACAGGGCGGCTGGCCGCTCAATATGTTTTTGACTCCGGACGGAAAGCCGATCACTGGCGGAACGTATTTTCCTCCCGAACAAAGATACGGGAGAAAGAGTTTTTTAGAAGTTTTGAATGTCATTCAGGGAGTATGGAGCGGCAAACGTCAGGAATTGATCGCCGCTTCCACGGAGCTCGCCCAGTATTTGAAGGAGTCCGGAGAAGGGCGCGCGAGCGAAAAACAAGAGTCCGGTTTTCCACCGGAGAATAGTTTCGACGCCGGGTATTCTCTGTACGAAAGTTATTACGATCCGCAGTTCGGCGGTTTTAAAACCAATCATGTCAATAAATTTCCACCGAGTATGGGGCTTTCGTTTTTGCTTCGATATCATCATTCTTCCGGAAATCCCCGAGCTCTGGAAATGGTCGAAAACACGCTTTTAGCCATGAAACAAGGTGGAATTTACGATCAGGTCGGGGGCGGGCTTTGTCGCTATTCCACCGATCATCATTGGTTGGTTCCTCACTTCGAGAAGATGCTCTATGATAATTCTTTGTTTTTGGAAAGCCTTGTGGAATATTCTCAGGTTTCCAAAAAGATTCCGGCGGAGTCGTTCGCATTGGACGTGATCGAATATCTGCATCGCGACATGAGAATTTCCGGCGGGGGAATTTGTAGCGCGGAAGACGCGGACTCGGAAGGAGAAGAAGGACTTTTTTATATCTGGGATCTCGCGGAATTCCGGGAAGTCTGCGGAGAAGATTCTTCCCTGCTCGAAAAATTTTGGAACGTTACCGAAAAGGGAAACTTCGAAGGGAAGAATATTCTTCATGAAAGTTATCGAAGCGCGGTCGCAAAACTAGACGCTGAAGAATTGAAACGAATCGACGCGGCCTTGGATAGAGGCAGGAAAAAACTTTTAGAACGGAGAAGCAAACGAATCCGTCCGTTGCGCGACGATAAGATTCTTACTTCTTGGAACGGTCTTTATATCAAGGCTCTCGTCAAGGCGGGCGCGGCGTTTCAGAGGGAAGAATTTCTTCGTCTCGCGGAAGAAACGTATTCTTTTATCGAAAAAAATCTGATCGATTCAAACGGAAGAATCTTACGAAGATTTCGCGACGGAGAATCCGGTATATTAGGATATTCTAATGATTACGCGGAGATGATCGCGGCTTCGATCGCGTTGTTCGAGGCGGGCCGAGGAATTCGTTATTTGAAAAACGCGGTTCTTTGGATGGAAGAGGCGATCCGTTTGTTCCGTTCTCCGGCGGGCGTTTTTTTCGACACGGGGATCGACGGAGAGGTTCTTTTGAGAAGAAGCGTGGACGGTTACGACGGCGTGGAACCTTCCGCGAACAGTTCTCTTTCGTATTCTTTGGTGAAGTTGTCCTTGCTGGGTGTTCACTCGGATCGTTATCGTGAAATCGCGGAATCCATCTTTTTGTATTTTACGAAAGAATTATCCACACACGCTTTGAGTTATCCGTTCCTTCTTTCCGCGTATTGGTCTTATAAAAATCATTCGAAAGAAATCGTTTTGATTCGTAAGAACTCGGACGCGGGTAAGGATCTTTTGGCCGCAATCGGTAAGAAATTTTTGCCGAACTCGGTCGTTGCGGTCGTAAGCGAAGACGAACTCGAGGATGCGAGAAAACTTTCTTCTCTTTTTGATGCGAGGGACAGCGGGGGCGACGCGCTCGTTTACGTTTGTGAAAACTTTGCGTGCAAACTTCCGGTGAACAACGTCGCGGATTTGGAAAAGTTTCTCGAGTAG
- a CDS encoding TolC family protein, producing MDLKKERTRRKFRNLLIFGTILFTAIQPTAGEDIIPNETVLEEEKKSSDGNLSDSRRVLRLTLREAVNHVLEKNITIQNAKMEYVKADGTELKNESQFTWNLIGGITVFKTNLPNNRNNVFAGQKQSQDKISVGIEKNFRTGTYAKFEASTTRFDTSAFENPQTTPSNLTFLAIPPQYTSALTITLSQELLKYSFGKTQKDKDAIIRQNTVIKREELIYTLSQLVVQTLVQYWSLNIYDSNVRTLEELQSNTKNIRDLTARKRNLGLSENFEVNLWSSILSQTAGNLEKAKVSRKEAERNLIRILNADPTSKIEGVTDLQEEVPADFEVEKDYLYALDHRTDLKNLRKQREIAELNLRIKEAEDMPSLKISGAYSTRGQNIVSPQQNVTDTNRGIASFKYPEAYAAFQFSYPLWDKGIKADIRNAKLDVENLEKKEAELKLSIKEELSNRYAAIVADKDLFEGAKKRKEEANKYYRGLSERFRQGRFTAVAVKAALDNVIQSELQVTQSKIQLNIDILRYELAKNHIFEKFGVNVNDIIDRLMKMVDTAQLQSAASATNPPEQK from the coding sequence ATGGATCTTAAAAAGGAAAGGACTCGCAGAAAATTCAGAAATCTTCTCATTTTCGGAACCATCCTTTTTACTGCGATTCAGCCCACTGCCGGAGAGGACATCATTCCAAACGAAACCGTTTTGGAAGAGGAAAAAAAATCTTCGGACGGGAACCTAAGCGATTCTAGAAGGGTACTGCGTTTAACTCTAAGAGAAGCGGTCAATCACGTCCTCGAAAAAAACATCACGATCCAAAACGCAAAGATGGAATACGTAAAAGCGGACGGAACGGAACTCAAAAACGAGTCCCAGTTCACTTGGAATCTCATCGGCGGGATCACGGTCTTTAAAACGAATCTTCCCAACAACCGAAACAACGTCTTCGCCGGACAAAAACAAAGTCAGGACAAGATCAGCGTCGGGATCGAAAAGAATTTTAGAACCGGTACCTACGCAAAATTCGAAGCAAGCACGACCCGTTTCGATACGAGCGCTTTTGAAAATCCGCAGACCACCCCTTCCAACCTTACGTTTCTTGCGATTCCTCCGCAGTACACGAGCGCCCTTACGATCACTCTGAGCCAGGAACTTCTCAAATACAGTTTCGGGAAAACCCAGAAAGACAAAGACGCAATCATCCGACAAAACACCGTCATCAAACGGGAAGAATTGATTTATACACTTTCTCAACTCGTGGTTCAAACCCTCGTTCAATACTGGAGTTTGAATATCTACGATTCCAACGTAAGAACCTTGGAAGAACTGCAATCCAACACGAAAAACATCCGCGATCTTACCGCGAGAAAACGCAATCTCGGACTTTCCGAAAACTTCGAAGTCAATCTTTGGAGTTCCATTCTTTCCCAAACCGCCGGGAATTTGGAAAAGGCGAAAGTTTCCCGCAAAGAAGCGGAAAGAAACCTGATCCGTATTTTAAACGCGGATCCTACTTCTAAAATCGAAGGTGTTACCGATCTTCAAGAGGAAGTTCCCGCGGATTTCGAAGTGGAAAAGGATTATCTCTACGCTTTGGATCATAGAACCGATCTGAAGAATCTTCGCAAACAAAGAGAAATCGCTGAACTCAACCTAAGAATCAAAGAAGCGGAAGATATGCCTTCTTTGAAAATCTCCGGCGCTTATTCCACAAGAGGTCAGAACATCGTTTCTCCTCAACAGAACGTCACCGATACGAATCGCGGTATCGCTTCCTTTAAATATCCCGAAGCGTATGCGGCGTTCCAATTTTCGTATCCACTGTGGGACAAGGGAATCAAAGCGGATATTCGAAACGCCAAATTGGATGTGGAGAATTTAGAGAAGAAAGAAGCCGAACTCAAACTCAGCATCAAAGAAGAATTGTCCAACCGTTATGCGGCGATCGTTGCCGATAAGGATCTCTTTGAAGGCGCGAAGAAAAGAAAAGAAGAAGCCAACAAATACTACAGAGGTCTTTCCGAACGTTTTCGTCAGGGGAGATTTACCGCGGTGGCCGTGAAGGCGGCATTGGATAACGTGATTCAATCCGAACTGCAAGTGACTCAATCCAAGATTCAGTTGAACATCGACATTCTACGATACGAACTCGCAAAGAATCATATCTTCGAAAAATTCGGCGTCAACGTAAACGATATCATCGATCGTTTGATGAAGATGGTGGACACCGCGCAACTTCAAAGCGCGGCATCCGCAACCAATCCTCCCGAACAAAAATAA
- a CDS encoding class I SAM-dependent methyltransferase, with product MCVQKTSALSLVNAYFFQSLQGYIHYKYRKIKRNLFENMPEKIVELGPGVGSNLRYFKPGTTLLAVEPNKTVHSLLKKNSEKYSVHVELMNLSAEKLPFADSSVDAVVCSLVLCTVEKPEQVLKEIQRVLKKGGKFVFLEHVAAEQGSWIEWIQKIVYKPWRWFFEGCHLNRDTYQTLQNANFSSLQIEKRSLPMIFLPIRPHVYGFAIK from the coding sequence ATGTGTGTCCAAAAAACTTCCGCCTTGAGCTTGGTAAACGCGTATTTTTTCCAATCCTTGCAGGGATATATCCATTACAAATACCGAAAGATCAAAAGGAATCTTTTCGAGAATATGCCCGAAAAGATCGTAGAGTTGGGTCCCGGAGTCGGTTCGAACCTGAGATATTTCAAACCGGGAACGACTCTTCTCGCTGTGGAGCCGAACAAGACCGTACATTCTCTTTTGAAAAAGAATTCGGAAAAGTATTCGGTCCATGTCGAGCTGATGAATTTATCCGCGGAAAAACTTCCGTTTGCGGATTCTTCCGTGGACGCGGTGGTTTGCAGTTTGGTTCTTTGTACCGTTGAAAAACCCGAACAGGTTTTGAAAGAGATTCAGAGGGTTTTAAAAAAGGGAGGAAAATTCGTTTTTTTGGAACACGTCGCCGCGGAGCAGGGTTCTTGGATAGAATGGATTCAGAAGATCGTTTATAAACCTTGGCGTTGGTTTTTCGAAGGTTGTCATCTGAACAGAGATACGTATCAAACGCTTCAGAACGCGAATTTCTCGAGTTTACAAATCGAAAAACGTTCGCTTCCTATGATTTTTCTTCCGATCCGACCGCACGTGTACGGGTTCGCGATCAAATAA
- a CDS encoding MarR family winged helix-turn-helix transcriptional regulator — MSAQPEKIVHLLSGISERIFFSLSLSYEKEGYKDISPPQGAVLCALRNQIPESMTSISKKIFRDRSTVTQIVKRLVANGYVERFKNVQDSRVSEIILTEKGKAARSAVVRSSRKMFARIYKNTTFEERRILIGLLEKVDSGS; from the coding sequence ATGAGCGCGCAACCCGAAAAGATCGTACACTTGCTCTCCGGAATTTCGGAAAGAATCTTCTTCAGTCTTTCTTTGAGTTATGAAAAGGAAGGATACAAGGACATCAGTCCTCCGCAAGGAGCGGTGCTCTGCGCGTTACGAAATCAAATACCGGAGTCTATGACTTCCATCTCCAAAAAAATTTTCAGAGATCGATCCACGGTCACGCAGATCGTCAAACGATTGGTCGCCAACGGTTACGTGGAACGATTCAAGAACGTGCAGGATTCTCGGGTTTCCGAAATCATTCTCACGGAAAAAGGAAAGGCCGCGAGGTCCGCGGTGGTTCGTTCTTCCCGAAAGATGTTCGCGAGAATTTATAAGAATACCACCTTCGAAGAAAGAAGAATTTTGATCGGGCTTTTGGAAAAAGTGGATTCGGGAAGTTGA
- a CDS encoding cytochrome-c peroxidase encodes MFRILSILFLISLLAAFGACKEPVQKTELEGFVVKNVIHPNNNPYNKDKVELGKLLYFDKRLSLKGDTNCAICHSVEIQNSEKNSLPRNKIHKSSAPSLTNVGLYKDVFADPQANDLEEIVKERIHTAVMLKDEKTIVARLNQVPEYRELFEKSFGSPGITMDRIVKAISAFERTIVSKNSKFDRYVMGEESALSPSQKRGLDVFMNKAKCSQCHKGPNFSDSEKHTTGLSGIAQKIRTPSLRDVSKKNEFMHNGKFTKLEDVVDHFVKGGSSGSIEDPLLKPATITEGEKKDLIEFLKSLEGESHPLEMPKIPKA; translated from the coding sequence ATGTTTAGGATTTTGTCCATTTTGTTTCTCATCTCGCTTCTGGCCGCCTTCGGGGCCTGCAAGGAACCGGTTCAAAAGACGGAACTGGAAGGTTTCGTCGTAAAGAACGTAATTCATCCCAACAACAATCCTTACAACAAGGACAAGGTGGAATTGGGAAAACTTCTCTATTTTGATAAGCGACTTTCTCTAAAAGGCGATACGAACTGCGCCATCTGTCATTCCGTGGAAATTCAGAATTCGGAAAAAAATTCTTTACCGAGAAACAAGATCCACAAATCCTCAGCGCCTTCGTTGACGAACGTCGGTTTGTATAAGGACGTATTCGCCGATCCGCAGGCGAACGATCTGGAAGAGATCGTAAAAGAAAGAATTCATACCGCGGTGATGTTAAAGGACGAAAAAACGATCGTCGCAAGACTCAATCAGGTTCCCGAATATCGGGAGCTTTTCGAAAAATCATTCGGCTCGCCCGGTATCACTATGGATCGGATCGTAAAGGCGATCTCAGCGTTCGAAAGAACGATCGTATCCAAAAATTCAAAATTCGATCGTTACGTGATGGGGGAAGAATCCGCGCTTTCTCCTTCGCAGAAACGCGGCCTCGACGTTTTTATGAACAAGGCGAAGTGTTCTCAATGTCATAAGGGTCCGAACTTTTCCGATTCCGAAAAGCATACCACCGGTTTGAGCGGGATCGCACAAAAGATAAGAACTCCGAGTTTACGCGACGTGAGTAAAAAGAACGAATTCATGCACAACGGAAAGTTCACCAAACTGGAAGACGTCGTGGATCATTTCGTAAAGGGCGGTTCCAGCGGCTCCATCGAAGATCCTCTTTTAAAACCGGCTACGATTACGGAAGGGGAAAAGAAGGATCTGATCGAGTTCCTGAAATCCTTGGAAGGCGAATCGCATCCATTAGAAATGCCTAAAATTCCAAAAGCTTAA